From Primulina tabacum isolate GXHZ01 chromosome 2, ASM2559414v2, whole genome shotgun sequence, one genomic window encodes:
- the LOC142522199 gene encoding uncharacterized protein LOC142522199 isoform X9 — protein MLCSLVTMSFLCGTYFAADAPKTSEYAYFMNTKNGAVQGHSCSYARDNGQSKNFKANPREDIKPSNIPKASSKDLRFSDRRETAGHFDCHLLLTPPVPRYEEPSQRDIKGLLSVIGAFIREAIPVIVVYTLLLWLGMNAGLTRNIRERPLLISENVTPAGRNSSLSTLREASENASLSGNQWKEKGIFPAKRQRLRESAYNSISEVEKLHPEGFGLISSLLSRLYHKCDESDLFYPHDSSKREIGNGCKAHISCEFKNVEERLRVSHRREWDMELPKICFGGHRNRVFLERDAYFSGSPFTNYVAEARSKDGLMDLRISSKDHKSSSSHVEHDLPFCLPFERYGYSSSCYLKELDGSCSPIECQRKEPHRFLLKWDFESDKDGFCSSFINYEPAKIYSPGLSTTWNVNHQQIVDQVPDDKALCSPSLFSNYHLQYNSIQSYPMTSYFTPDFVPNFDEAKCSVLRTEMPSLTFPSMPCLTSTEATNAENIPYSSNMIFSFGDQRRHFWPKGFKDADFSMKNPSIFRTLQFPQSDDSLHSFSIPKKAPGEIFSFCSEDAIHNHSQLLNFSSSLDNTTNRPLLLENVSNDWSNREVYFDDDNKWNYLVDVVP, from the exons ATGTTATGTTCGTTGGTAACCATGTCGTTCTTGTGTGGAACGTATTTTGCAGCTGATGCACCCAAGACTTCGGAGTACGCATATTTTATGAACACGAAGAATGGCGCTGTTCAGGGTCATTCTTGTTCATACGCCAGAGACAATGGGCAGTCGAAGAATTTCAAAGCTAATCCTCGTG AGGACATTAAACCTTCGAACATACCTAAAGCCAGCTCAAAGGACCTCAGATTCTCTGATCGCAGAGAAACAGCAGGTCATTTTGACTGTCATCTTCTCCTCACCCCACCTGTCCCCAGGTATGAAGAACCAAGCCAAAGAGACATAAAAGGTTTGTTATCTGTGATCGGTGCATTTATACGTGAAGCCATACCTGTTATCGTAGTTTATACTTTACTGTTATGGTTAGGCATGAATGCAGGTCTAACTAGAAATATTAGAGAGAGGCCGTTACTGATCTCGGAGAATGTTACTCCGGCTGGTAGAAATTCCTCCTTGTCAACCCTCAGGGAAGCATCAGAGAATGCTAGTTTATCTG GAAACCAATGGAAGGAGAAAGGCATTTTTCCTGCAAAAAGACAGAGACTGAGGGAGTCAGCTTATAACTCAATTTCTGAAGTGGAAAAGCTACATCCTGAGGG GTTTGGTTTGATTTCTTCACTCCTAAGTCGGCTGTACCATAAGTGCGATGAGTCTGACCTGTTCTATCCCCATGATTCGTCAAAAAGAGAGATTGGTAATGGCTGTAAAGCCCATATTTCTTGTGAGTTCAAGAATGTGGAGGAAAGACTTCGTGTATCTCACAGGAGAGAATGGGACATGGAACTCCCGAAAATTTGTTTTGGTGGACACAGAAATAGAGTATTCTTGGAACGGGATGCTTATTTTTCTGGATCTCCTTTCACCAACTATGTTGCTGAAGCTCGTTCTAAAGATGGATTGATGGATCTGCGTATTAGTTCAAAGGATCATAAAAGCAGCAGTTCACATGTAGAGCATGATTTACCTTTCTGCTTACCCTTTGAAAGATATGGATATTCTAGTTCTTGTTATCTCAAGGAGCTGGATGGATCATGTTCTCCTATTGAGTGTCAAAGAAAAGAACCTCATAGATTTTTGTTGAAATGGGACTTTGAAAGCGACAAAGATGGATTCTGCTCATCCTTTATTAATTACGAACCTGCAAAGATTTATTCTCCTGGACTGTCTACAACATGGAATGTAAATCACCAGCAAATTGTGGATCAAGTTCCCGATGACAAAGCACTGTGCTCGCCATCCTTGTTTTCAAACTATCATCTACAATACAACTCGATCCAAAGTTATCCTATGACCAGCTATTTCACTCCAGACTTTGTACCAAATTTTGATGAGGCCAAGTGTTCAGTGCTGAGAACTGAAATGCCATCTCTTACTTTCCCTAGTATGCCATGTCTCACTTCGACAGAGGCTACTAATGCTGAAAATATACCTTATAGTAGCAACATGATCTTCTCGTTCGGTGACCAACGTCGGCATTTTTGGCCAAAGGGCTTCAAAGATGCCGACTTCTCTATGAAAAATCCTTCCATTTTCCGTACTTTGCAGTTTCCTCAAAGTGACGACAGTTTACATTCATTTTCAATACCGAAGAAAGCTCCAGGTGAAATCTTTTCATTTTGCTCTGAGGATGCAATTCACAATCATTCGCAGCTCCTGAATTTTTCATCTTCTCTTGACAACACCACAAATCGCCCTTTACTACTCGAGAATGTTAGCAATGATTGGTCTAACAGAGAAGTATATTTTGATGATGATAACAAATGGAACTATCTGGTTGATGTAGTACCTTAG
- the LOC142522199 gene encoding uncharacterized protein LOC142522199 isoform X3, which produces MNIQLRSEAEAQLGLGDLTNHVVRPSLKKVRFDDTEMDRVPDDASFRERKLSQFPRSDAPKTSEYAYFMNTKNGAVQGHSCSYARDNGQSKNFKANPRGREDIKPSNIPKASSKDLRFSDRRETAGHFDCHLLLTPPVPRYEEPSQRDIKGLLSVIGAFIREAIPVIVVYTLLLWLGMNAGLTRNIRERPLLISENVTPAGRNSSLSTLREASENASLSGNQWKEKGIFPAKRQRLRESAYNSISEVEKLHPEGFGLISSLLSRLYHKCDESDLFYPHDSSKREIGNGCKAHISCEFKNVEERLRVSHRREWDMELPKICFGGHRNRVFLERDAYFSGSPFTNYVAEARSKDGLMDLRISSKDHKSSSSHVEHDLPFCLPFERYGYSSSCYLKELDGSCSPIECQRKEPHRFLLKWDFESDKDGFCSSFINYEPAKIYSPGLSTTWNVNHQQIVDQVPDDKALCSPSLFSNYHLQYNSIQSYPMTSYFTPDFVPNFDEAKCSVLRTEMPSLTFPSMPCLTSTEATNAENIPYSSNMIFSFGDQRRHFWPKGFKDADFSMKNPSIFRTLQFPQSDDSLHSFSIPKKAPGEIFSFCSEDAIHNHSQLLNFSSSLDNTTNRPLLLENVSNDWSNREVYFDDDNKWNYLVDVVP; this is translated from the exons ATGAATATCCAGTTGCGATCCGAAGCAGAGGCACAGCTCGGACTCGGGGATCTGACAAACCATGTGGTACGTCCTTCTCT AAAAAAAGTGAGGTTCGATGATACTGAAATGGATAGGGTACCTGATGATGCTTCCTTTAGAGAACGCAAATTGTCACAGTTTCCCAGAT CTGATGCACCCAAGACTTCGGAGTACGCATATTTTATGAACACGAAGAATGGCGCTGTTCAGGGTCATTCTTGTTCATACGCCAGAGACAATGGGCAGTCGAAGAATTTCAAAGCTAATCCTCGTGGTAGAG AGGACATTAAACCTTCGAACATACCTAAAGCCAGCTCAAAGGACCTCAGATTCTCTGATCGCAGAGAAACAGCAGGTCATTTTGACTGTCATCTTCTCCTCACCCCACCTGTCCCCAGGTATGAAGAACCAAGCCAAAGAGACATAAAAGGTTTGTTATCTGTGATCGGTGCATTTATACGTGAAGCCATACCTGTTATCGTAGTTTATACTTTACTGTTATGGTTAGGCATGAATGCAGGTCTAACTAGAAATATTAGAGAGAGGCCGTTACTGATCTCGGAGAATGTTACTCCGGCTGGTAGAAATTCCTCCTTGTCAACCCTCAGGGAAGCATCAGAGAATGCTAGTTTATCTG GAAACCAATGGAAGGAGAAAGGCATTTTTCCTGCAAAAAGACAGAGACTGAGGGAGTCAGCTTATAACTCAATTTCTGAAGTGGAAAAGCTACATCCTGAGGG GTTTGGTTTGATTTCTTCACTCCTAAGTCGGCTGTACCATAAGTGCGATGAGTCTGACCTGTTCTATCCCCATGATTCGTCAAAAAGAGAGATTGGTAATGGCTGTAAAGCCCATATTTCTTGTGAGTTCAAGAATGTGGAGGAAAGACTTCGTGTATCTCACAGGAGAGAATGGGACATGGAACTCCCGAAAATTTGTTTTGGTGGACACAGAAATAGAGTATTCTTGGAACGGGATGCTTATTTTTCTGGATCTCCTTTCACCAACTATGTTGCTGAAGCTCGTTCTAAAGATGGATTGATGGATCTGCGTATTAGTTCAAAGGATCATAAAAGCAGCAGTTCACATGTAGAGCATGATTTACCTTTCTGCTTACCCTTTGAAAGATATGGATATTCTAGTTCTTGTTATCTCAAGGAGCTGGATGGATCATGTTCTCCTATTGAGTGTCAAAGAAAAGAACCTCATAGATTTTTGTTGAAATGGGACTTTGAAAGCGACAAAGATGGATTCTGCTCATCCTTTATTAATTACGAACCTGCAAAGATTTATTCTCCTGGACTGTCTACAACATGGAATGTAAATCACCAGCAAATTGTGGATCAAGTTCCCGATGACAAAGCACTGTGCTCGCCATCCTTGTTTTCAAACTATCATCTACAATACAACTCGATCCAAAGTTATCCTATGACCAGCTATTTCACTCCAGACTTTGTACCAAATTTTGATGAGGCCAAGTGTTCAGTGCTGAGAACTGAAATGCCATCTCTTACTTTCCCTAGTATGCCATGTCTCACTTCGACAGAGGCTACTAATGCTGAAAATATACCTTATAGTAGCAACATGATCTTCTCGTTCGGTGACCAACGTCGGCATTTTTGGCCAAAGGGCTTCAAAGATGCCGACTTCTCTATGAAAAATCCTTCCATTTTCCGTACTTTGCAGTTTCCTCAAAGTGACGACAGTTTACATTCATTTTCAATACCGAAGAAAGCTCCAGGTGAAATCTTTTCATTTTGCTCTGAGGATGCAATTCACAATCATTCGCAGCTCCTGAATTTTTCATCTTCTCTTGACAACACCACAAATCGCCCTTTACTACTCGAGAATGTTAGCAATGATTGGTCTAACAGAGAAGTATATTTTGATGATGATAACAAATGGAACTATCTGGTTGATGTAGTACCTTAG
- the LOC142522199 gene encoding uncharacterized protein LOC142522199 isoform X6, giving the protein MKQKFAPATANEYPVAIRSRGTARTRGSDKPCDTRKRKKVRFDDTEMDRVPDDASFRERKLSQFPRSDAPKTSEYAYFMNTKNGAVQGHSCSYARDNGQSKNFKANPRGREDIKPSNIPKASSKDLRFSDRRETAGHFDCHLLLTPPVPRYEEPSQRDIKGLTRNIRERPLLISENVTPAGRNSSLSTLREASENASLSGNQWKEKGIFPAKRQRLRESAYNSISEVEKLHPEGFGLISSLLSRLYHKCDESDLFYPHDSSKREIGNGCKAHISCEFKNVEERLRVSHRREWDMELPKICFGGHRNRVFLERDAYFSGSPFTNYVAEARSKDGLMDLRISSKDHKSSSSHVEHDLPFCLPFERYGYSSSCYLKELDGSCSPIECQRKEPHRFLLKWDFESDKDGFCSSFINYEPAKIYSPGLSTTWNVNHQQIVDQVPDDKALCSPSLFSNYHLQYNSIQSYPMTSYFTPDFVPNFDEAKCSVLRTEMPSLTFPSMPCLTSTEATNAENIPYSSNMIFSFGDQRRHFWPKGFKDADFSMKNPSIFRTLQFPQSDDSLHSFSIPKKAPGEIFSFCSEDAIHNHSQLLNFSSSLDNTTNRPLLLENVSNDWSNREVYFDDDNKWNYLVDVVP; this is encoded by the exons ATGAAACAAAAATTTGCTCCGGCTACGGCTAATGAATATCCAGTTGCGATCCGAAGCAGAGGCACAGCTCGGACTCGGGGATCTGACAAACCATGTG ATACAAGGAAGAGAAAAAAAGTGAGGTTCGATGATACTGAAATGGATAGGGTACCTGATGATGCTTCCTTTAGAGAACGCAAATTGTCACAGTTTCCCAGAT CTGATGCACCCAAGACTTCGGAGTACGCATATTTTATGAACACGAAGAATGGCGCTGTTCAGGGTCATTCTTGTTCATACGCCAGAGACAATGGGCAGTCGAAGAATTTCAAAGCTAATCCTCGTGGTAGAG AGGACATTAAACCTTCGAACATACCTAAAGCCAGCTCAAAGGACCTCAGATTCTCTGATCGCAGAGAAACAGCAGGTCATTTTGACTGTCATCTTCTCCTCACCCCACCTGTCCCCAGGTATGAAGAACCAAGCCAAAGAGACATAAAAG GTCTAACTAGAAATATTAGAGAGAGGCCGTTACTGATCTCGGAGAATGTTACTCCGGCTGGTAGAAATTCCTCCTTGTCAACCCTCAGGGAAGCATCAGAGAATGCTAGTTTATCTG GAAACCAATGGAAGGAGAAAGGCATTTTTCCTGCAAAAAGACAGAGACTGAGGGAGTCAGCTTATAACTCAATTTCTGAAGTGGAAAAGCTACATCCTGAGGG GTTTGGTTTGATTTCTTCACTCCTAAGTCGGCTGTACCATAAGTGCGATGAGTCTGACCTGTTCTATCCCCATGATTCGTCAAAAAGAGAGATTGGTAATGGCTGTAAAGCCCATATTTCTTGTGAGTTCAAGAATGTGGAGGAAAGACTTCGTGTATCTCACAGGAGAGAATGGGACATGGAACTCCCGAAAATTTGTTTTGGTGGACACAGAAATAGAGTATTCTTGGAACGGGATGCTTATTTTTCTGGATCTCCTTTCACCAACTATGTTGCTGAAGCTCGTTCTAAAGATGGATTGATGGATCTGCGTATTAGTTCAAAGGATCATAAAAGCAGCAGTTCACATGTAGAGCATGATTTACCTTTCTGCTTACCCTTTGAAAGATATGGATATTCTAGTTCTTGTTATCTCAAGGAGCTGGATGGATCATGTTCTCCTATTGAGTGTCAAAGAAAAGAACCTCATAGATTTTTGTTGAAATGGGACTTTGAAAGCGACAAAGATGGATTCTGCTCATCCTTTATTAATTACGAACCTGCAAAGATTTATTCTCCTGGACTGTCTACAACATGGAATGTAAATCACCAGCAAATTGTGGATCAAGTTCCCGATGACAAAGCACTGTGCTCGCCATCCTTGTTTTCAAACTATCATCTACAATACAACTCGATCCAAAGTTATCCTATGACCAGCTATTTCACTCCAGACTTTGTACCAAATTTTGATGAGGCCAAGTGTTCAGTGCTGAGAACTGAAATGCCATCTCTTACTTTCCCTAGTATGCCATGTCTCACTTCGACAGAGGCTACTAATGCTGAAAATATACCTTATAGTAGCAACATGATCTTCTCGTTCGGTGACCAACGTCGGCATTTTTGGCCAAAGGGCTTCAAAGATGCCGACTTCTCTATGAAAAATCCTTCCATTTTCCGTACTTTGCAGTTTCCTCAAAGTGACGACAGTTTACATTCATTTTCAATACCGAAGAAAGCTCCAGGTGAAATCTTTTCATTTTGCTCTGAGGATGCAATTCACAATCATTCGCAGCTCCTGAATTTTTCATCTTCTCTTGACAACACCACAAATCGCCCTTTACTACTCGAGAATGTTAGCAATGATTGGTCTAACAGAGAAGTATATTTTGATGATGATAACAAATGGAACTATCTGGTTGATGTAGTACCTTAG
- the LOC142522199 gene encoding uncharacterized protein LOC142522199 isoform X8, producing MLCSLVTMSFLCGTYFAADAPKTSEYAYFMNTKNGAVQGHSCSYARDNGQSKNFKANPRGREDIKPSNIPKASSKDLRFSDRRETAGHFDCHLLLTPPVPRYEEPSQRDIKGLLSVIGAFIREAIPVIVVYTLLLWLGMNAGLTRNIRERPLLISENVTPAGRNSSLSTLREASENASLSGNQWKEKGIFPAKRQRLRESAYNSISEVEKLHPEGFGLISSLLSRLYHKCDESDLFYPHDSSKREIGNGCKAHISCEFKNVEERLRVSHRREWDMELPKICFGGHRNRVFLERDAYFSGSPFTNYVAEARSKDGLMDLRISSKDHKSSSSHVEHDLPFCLPFERYGYSSSCYLKELDGSCSPIECQRKEPHRFLLKWDFESDKDGFCSSFINYEPAKIYSPGLSTTWNVNHQQIVDQVPDDKALCSPSLFSNYHLQYNSIQSYPMTSYFTPDFVPNFDEAKCSVLRTEMPSLTFPSMPCLTSTEATNAENIPYSSNMIFSFGDQRRHFWPKGFKDADFSMKNPSIFRTLQFPQSDDSLHSFSIPKKAPGEIFSFCSEDAIHNHSQLLNFSSSLDNTTNRPLLLENVSNDWSNREVYFDDDNKWNYLVDVVP from the exons ATGTTATGTTCGTTGGTAACCATGTCGTTCTTGTGTGGAACGTATTTTGCAGCTGATGCACCCAAGACTTCGGAGTACGCATATTTTATGAACACGAAGAATGGCGCTGTTCAGGGTCATTCTTGTTCATACGCCAGAGACAATGGGCAGTCGAAGAATTTCAAAGCTAATCCTCGTGGTAGAG AGGACATTAAACCTTCGAACATACCTAAAGCCAGCTCAAAGGACCTCAGATTCTCTGATCGCAGAGAAACAGCAGGTCATTTTGACTGTCATCTTCTCCTCACCCCACCTGTCCCCAGGTATGAAGAACCAAGCCAAAGAGACATAAAAGGTTTGTTATCTGTGATCGGTGCATTTATACGTGAAGCCATACCTGTTATCGTAGTTTATACTTTACTGTTATGGTTAGGCATGAATGCAGGTCTAACTAGAAATATTAGAGAGAGGCCGTTACTGATCTCGGAGAATGTTACTCCGGCTGGTAGAAATTCCTCCTTGTCAACCCTCAGGGAAGCATCAGAGAATGCTAGTTTATCTG GAAACCAATGGAAGGAGAAAGGCATTTTTCCTGCAAAAAGACAGAGACTGAGGGAGTCAGCTTATAACTCAATTTCTGAAGTGGAAAAGCTACATCCTGAGGG GTTTGGTTTGATTTCTTCACTCCTAAGTCGGCTGTACCATAAGTGCGATGAGTCTGACCTGTTCTATCCCCATGATTCGTCAAAAAGAGAGATTGGTAATGGCTGTAAAGCCCATATTTCTTGTGAGTTCAAGAATGTGGAGGAAAGACTTCGTGTATCTCACAGGAGAGAATGGGACATGGAACTCCCGAAAATTTGTTTTGGTGGACACAGAAATAGAGTATTCTTGGAACGGGATGCTTATTTTTCTGGATCTCCTTTCACCAACTATGTTGCTGAAGCTCGTTCTAAAGATGGATTGATGGATCTGCGTATTAGTTCAAAGGATCATAAAAGCAGCAGTTCACATGTAGAGCATGATTTACCTTTCTGCTTACCCTTTGAAAGATATGGATATTCTAGTTCTTGTTATCTCAAGGAGCTGGATGGATCATGTTCTCCTATTGAGTGTCAAAGAAAAGAACCTCATAGATTTTTGTTGAAATGGGACTTTGAAAGCGACAAAGATGGATTCTGCTCATCCTTTATTAATTACGAACCTGCAAAGATTTATTCTCCTGGACTGTCTACAACATGGAATGTAAATCACCAGCAAATTGTGGATCAAGTTCCCGATGACAAAGCACTGTGCTCGCCATCCTTGTTTTCAAACTATCATCTACAATACAACTCGATCCAAAGTTATCCTATGACCAGCTATTTCACTCCAGACTTTGTACCAAATTTTGATGAGGCCAAGTGTTCAGTGCTGAGAACTGAAATGCCATCTCTTACTTTCCCTAGTATGCCATGTCTCACTTCGACAGAGGCTACTAATGCTGAAAATATACCTTATAGTAGCAACATGATCTTCTCGTTCGGTGACCAACGTCGGCATTTTTGGCCAAAGGGCTTCAAAGATGCCGACTTCTCTATGAAAAATCCTTCCATTTTCCGTACTTTGCAGTTTCCTCAAAGTGACGACAGTTTACATTCATTTTCAATACCGAAGAAAGCTCCAGGTGAAATCTTTTCATTTTGCTCTGAGGATGCAATTCACAATCATTCGCAGCTCCTGAATTTTTCATCTTCTCTTGACAACACCACAAATCGCCCTTTACTACTCGAGAATGTTAGCAATGATTGGTCTAACAGAGAAGTATATTTTGATGATGATAACAAATGGAACTATCTGGTTGATGTAGTACCTTAG